A single window of Synechococcus sp. CBW1004 DNA harbors:
- a CDS encoding divergent PAP2 family protein: MTLSPALLSGFHDARPLLAMLDNAVLWWGLAACGAAQLSKLLIELVVHRRWNPKVLVETGGMPSSHSALMTGTAAGLGWQLGFADGVFALAATLCFVVLYDASGVRRAAGLTAERVNGLVSDAGGLVAGETPAKPLKQNLGHTRLEVLIGSLMGPLVALPGLALVGSPLQLAQLWGLPPLG; this comes from the coding sequence ATGACCCTGTCCCCCGCCCTGCTGAGCGGCTTCCATGACGCACGGCCCTTGCTGGCCATGCTTGACAACGCCGTGCTGTGGTGGGGACTGGCGGCCTGCGGCGCGGCCCAGCTCTCCAAGCTGCTGATCGAGCTGGTGGTTCATCGCCGCTGGAATCCGAAGGTGCTGGTCGAGACCGGCGGCATGCCGTCGAGCCACTCGGCGCTGATGACGGGCACCGCCGCCGGCCTGGGCTGGCAGCTGGGCTTTGCCGACGGTGTGTTCGCACTGGCGGCGACCCTCTGCTTCGTGGTGCTCTACGACGCCTCGGGGGTGCGGCGGGCCGCCGGCCTGACCGCCGAGCGCGTCAATGGCCTGGTGAGCGATGCCGGCGGGCTGGTGGCCGGTGAAACCCCGGCGAAGCCCCTCAAGCAGAACCTCGGCCACACCCGTCTGGAGGTGCTCATCGGTTCTCTGATGGGCCCTCTGGTCGCCCTGCCCGGGCTGGCTCTGGTGGGCTCCCCCCTGCAGCTGGCCCAGCTCTGGGGTCTGCCGCCCCTGGGCTGA